The genomic segment TCAACAATAGTAAACTGAGGTGTTTATTTTTTTAATTTGATTTTTTTTGTAGTGGTATTTGTAGCTTTTAGTATATTTTACGGCTTATCTTTTGTCTTCTCTTGTGCTTATTCGCTTCTTATGACTTTCTCTTGCCTATGTAACTTTTTTACGCTTTCTATGACCTAATTTATATCTCTGTTTTCTTTGAAACTCCAATAATTTTTTGGTAGTACATTTTGTACTTACGGAAATTGTAGTTTATTTTTATTTTAATGTCAAGAGTATATATTTTATTCTAAGGTTTTTTACTACTATTTATTTCTTTAGCTATTGCCTCTAAACGCTCTGATTTAGGCTCATAGTGAAATAGTGGATATAGAGCGAATACCAATAACAAAAATGGTATAAGAATACTCAGCCAACTCTCATTATTTTTATTTTTGTCCATTTAATTAACTCCATTATCTTGATTTATAGCAATTCTACTTTGAATAATCTTAATGAACACTTATAAGTGTTTGTTTGGTATTGACTTCTTAAGTTAAGATACAAATAAACTTATGAGTGTGTAAATTTGCTTGAATCTGAACCTGATATTTTTCTTGATGCAATTGTTGTAAATGTAAAGAATGCAAGAATAGAAAGAAATGTCAGCCAATTGAAGTTAGCCCATATTTTGAATTTCAGCTCCCCTAATTACATCGCTAAAATTGAAACTCGTAAACATGGTGTTAGTTATAATTTATTACACTTGTGTAAAATTGCAGAAGCTTTTGATATGGAAGTTGTAGATTTTATACCTACTAGTAAAAAAACATTGTGAATGTTATATAAATTTAAAAACTTATTAATTATTATTGAAAGATTTAGCTACCGAGTAGCTAAATATATGTCTTGTAGTGTCTAATTTTGATAGATTAGAGTTTCAAAAGTGGCTATTTTAGGCTTTTTAAGTTTTATTTAAGCTCTCCAGTATTCGGAGCCACCCCTTTTAAATCACATAAAATACGAACTTTCAGAAGATTAATTTCCCTATTGTGCCCAAATATGCCACTAGATATTACCTAAAAAAGAAGCTCTTTTAACATCTTCTCTTTTTATTGTGGATTTTATTTTTTACTCTTTTTAATGCCCTAAAACGGGTAACTACCCGTTTTTATGTGATTTTGATACAAAAACTTGCTCAAAAATTTGTTTTGCAGTTTTCCAGCGATCTTCTTTGGAATCCATCATCACGATAAGACAATCTCTGCCATTTTTCTTTGCTCTTGCGATTAGACATGCTCCTGCTTTAGAAGTGTATCCAGTCTTTACACCTACAGCGTATTCATAACGACTAAGAAGACGGTTATGTGTATAAGCTAAAAACTTTTTATTATTATTTAGAGAAAAGTAAGTGTGCTGATTTTTTTTGCTGATTTCATTAAAGTATTTATTCTTTATTGCATATTCAGTCATTTTCAAAAGATCGCTCGGTGTTGAATAATGCTCTTTATTGTCAAATCCGCACGGATTGACAAAGTGGGTATGCTTCATCCCTAAAGCTTTAGCTTTGGCATTCATCATCTCAACAAAACGCTTTTCAGTTCCTCCGACAGCAATTGCAATTGACTTGGCAGCATCATTATCCGATTTTACCATCGCTGCGGTAACTAGATCTCTAAGCCTAATAACATCACCCGGCTTATATCCCGCAATAGTAGGTTCCACCTGAATCATCTCATATGTAATCGTTACGGGACGGTTTAAATCTCCCTG from the Sulfurimonas sp. genome contains:
- a CDS encoding helix-turn-helix transcriptional regulator; this encodes MLESEPDIFLDAIVVNVKNARIERNVSQLKLAHILNFSSPNYIAKIETRKHGVSYNLLHLCKIAEAFDMEVVDFIPTSKKTL
- a CDS encoding D-alanyl-D-alanine carboxypeptidase family protein, which codes for MIKFFCVLLFGLSISVSASINKEQLNKLNVGALLVKDMTSNQMLYAKEAFKELKPASLTKVMTALIAIEQGDLNRPVTITYEMIQVEPTIAGYKPGDVIRLRDLVTAAMVKSDNDAAKSIAIAVGGTEKRFVEMMNAKAKALGMKHTHFVNPCGFDNKEHYSTPSDLLKMTEYAIKNKYFNEISKKNQHTYFSLNNNKKFLAYTHNRLLSRYEYAVGVKTGYTSKAGACLIARAKKNGRDCLIVMMDSKEDRWKTAKQIFEQVFVSKSHKNG